The Desulfurellaceae bacterium sequence TGCCTCATAGCCGGCAAATGTCCTTCCATGTCCCCTGAGCAGTCTGGGGAGTTGGTTGAGCAACTGGCGCTTACGGGCATCATCCGTGCTCTTGAGGTTTTTAGGAATGCGACCAATGCCACGATAGGCTTTGACGTCAAACCTATGTGGCTTGTCGATGATCTTATCCAGCAAAATGTCGAGCATCGCTTTGCCGGACTGGTCTTCAACGAGTCCCTCGAAGTGCATCCAATTACCTCTTGTCAAGATAATCGCTGTACCACAGGCCGCCCAACGGCAATCCTTCCGCGACCATATTATTCACAAGCGGATCGTCGCTGGCCCGCCGAATCGTTGAAAAACCGTCCGCCTCTTTCGGGTCAAGCGCATCGACGAGGTAGGGTTGATGGGTCGTAATAAAAACCTGTGAGGCATTATTCTGGCGGCTCGCGTGTTCACGAAATTCATGTGCAAGCGTTTCCAGAAGCTTGTGGTACAGGCCGTTTTCCGGCTCTTCGATGCACAGGAACGGCGGCGGAGTCGGATCATTGAGAAGCAAAAGATACGCGAACACCTTCAGCGTCCTGTCTGACATCTGCTGAGCGTAAAAGGGGTCTTGAAAGCCTTTGTCGTTGAACTTGAGCAGCAACCGGCCGTCGGCAGTTTTTTCCGTTGCAATTTTGTCTATACCCGGAATTCTCTCGGCGATCTCTTTTAGAATAGCCTGGAACTGCTTCGGATGTTCTCGCTCCATGAACTGTACGACATTGCTGAGGTTGTCGCCATGCACGTTGAGACGCTGTTGTGGACCGGCCAGAGGTAGGCCGCGCGCCGCATCTGGAGTGAAGTAGCTCAGATACCATCCTTCGATGAAGCGGCGAAAAGCGACAATTCTCGGGTGTTTCTCTAACTCACCAAGCGTGGCGATGCCAAGCTTGCGTGGGTCTTGCAAGTCAATGGTTTCGACATCTTCGAATCGCGTCTCCCCCTCTTCGAGCGATTTTTCTAACTTAAAAGAATCGAAACCTTCCGCTTCTTCATCGACCTGATGGCCCGCTTGGCTGCCCCTCCACGCCCAACCACGGCCTTGATGGAGTGTGAGGAAACAAAGTAGTCGGTCGTTTTCCCGGTATTCATGCATCAATTCGCGCATCACATAGGGGCGCCCGGATTCGTCTATCTCGATTCCAATTTCGTAGGTGATAGGAGGGACATTGGCACATGCTCTATAATACACCTTGAACTCGATTGGACCTGTCTGTCCCTGTGTCCGTAGTCTCTCGAAGCCGCCGTGTCCGCGTGCATCACAGGCTTCCTCAACGCCGAACTTAAGGGCATCCGCGAGAAACCCGAACGCATCAAACAGGGCGCTTTTTCCCACCCCGTTTTTACCAATTACCACAGTCATGGGCGTAAGCGGGTCGTCTTGACGCTGGTACCACAACCGACCCACTGTCACGTCCTTGAGCGACTTGAAATTTACTACTCTGAAGCCTTCTATTGTGGCCATGTCACGTCTCTATGGGAGAGCGTCTGGGTTTCAGCATCCTGGGCTATGCCGCTCAACACTCACCCGAGGTATTCGTCTCTTTATCTTGTCTCCACGCCTCTCCGTATAAACTGCTCGACCACGACAGACAAGGCGGCGCAGCCTGGCACGCCGCCGCCCCGTGCGCTATACAGGGGCGTCATACCCCGCACGAGAATTTCTGAAGGGAGAGCCTATGGCCACGACACCCCAACAGCCGCCCATGCTGGCCGGCGTCACCGTCCTGGATTTCACCCAATATCTGGCCGGCCCGACGGCCACCCGCCTGATGGCCGAACTCGGGGCCGAGGTCATTAAGGTCGAACAGGCCCAGCAGGGCGACCCGTCGCGCACCATCCCCTTTCTCAAGGACGGCCGCAGCGTCTACTTCATCCAGCAAAACCGTGGCAAGAAGAGCATCTGTCTGGATTTCAAAAAGCCCGAAGCAATCGAGCTAATCA is a genomic window containing:
- a CDS encoding AAA family ATPase, translating into MATIEGFRVVNFKSLKDVTVGRLWYQRQDDPLTPMTVVIGKNGVGKSALFDAFGFLADALKFGVEEACDARGHGGFERLRTQGQTGPIEFKVYYRACANVPPITYEIGIEIDESGRPYVMRELMHEYRENDRLLCFLTLHQGRGWAWRGSQAGHQVDEEAEGFDSFKLEKSLEEGETRFEDVETIDLQDPRKLGIATLGELEKHPRIVAFRRFIEGWYLSYFTPDAARGLPLAGPQQRLNVHGDNLSNVVQFMEREHPKQFQAILKEIAERIPGIDKIATEKTADGRLLLKFNDKGFQDPFYAQQMSDRTLKVFAYLLLLNDPTPPPFLCIEEPENGLYHKLLETLAHEFREHASRQNNASQVFITTHQPYLVDALDPKEADGFSTIRRASDDPLVNNMVAEGLPLGGLWYSDYLDKR